In Pirellulales bacterium, one genomic interval encodes:
- a CDS encoding non-canonical purine NTP pyrophosphatase — protein sequence MLNLAAMASLVLGTRNRKKGEELADLLAPWGIELHTLANLPQAIDVPEDGDTFAANAALKACKQAQHLGRWVLGEDSGLAVDALGGQPGVYSARFSGPGATDDSNNRLLLQRITETALELRTAHYVCHAVLSDPSGVIRGESEGECHGRIRFTSAGTGGFGYDPLFEIVEYHRTFGELGRVVKACLSHRARAIRALIPAMTRLVDSGEWH from the coding sequence ATGCTAAACTTGGCGGCTATGGCCTCGCTGGTGCTCGGAACGCGAAACCGCAAAAAGGGGGAAGAACTCGCCGATTTGCTCGCTCCCTGGGGAATCGAGCTACACACGCTCGCTAATTTGCCCCAGGCGATCGATGTCCCGGAGGACGGCGACACTTTCGCGGCCAACGCGGCGCTAAAAGCTTGTAAGCAGGCTCAGCATCTTGGGCGATGGGTTCTCGGCGAAGACAGCGGCCTGGCAGTCGACGCTCTCGGCGGCCAACCGGGCGTCTACTCGGCACGATTCTCGGGGCCGGGAGCCACAGACGACTCCAATAATCGCTTGCTGCTCCAACGTATTACCGAAACAGCTTTGGAGCTGCGGACGGCCCACTACGTGTGCCATGCGGTGCTCTCGGACCCCAGCGGAGTGATCCGTGGCGAGAGCGAGGGTGAATGCCACGGCCGAATCCGCTTCACCTCCGCGGGCACGGGCGGTTTTGGTTACGATCCACTCTTTGAGATCGTAGAATACCATCGCACGTTCGGCGAACTCGGCCGGGTGGTCAAAGCCTGCCTGAGTCACCGCGCCCGAGCGATTCGGGCGCTGATCCCGGCGATGACCCGGTTGGTCGATAGTGGGGAATGGCACTAA
- a CDS encoding oligopeptide/dipeptide ABC transporter ATP-binding protein, translating to MPATSPTPLLEVRDLTVHFPFVRGPILRREHGAVRAVDGVSFTIREGETLGLVGESGCGKSTTARAILNLVPITSGEVLWQGRRIDRLADSGMRPYRRQMQMIFQDPFASLNPRMTVGRIVAEPMKIFGLHEPAHRKLEVMRLLDMVGLNPRFLNRYPHEFSGGQRQRIGIARALAVDPKLIFCDEPVSALDVSIQAQVINLLVELQRRLGLAYLFIAHDLSVVRHISNRIGVMYLGRIVEMADAAALYRQPLHPYTQALLSAIPIPDPKIERERRRTILTGDVPSPDRVYPGCRFADRCPIAEPRCRSTSPELEGPEHGVACLVASDQRALKIAAAP from the coding sequence TTGCCCGCAACCTCCCCAACGCCGCTCTTGGAAGTTCGCGACCTGACCGTGCACTTCCCCTTCGTCCGTGGGCCGATCCTCCGGCGCGAGCACGGCGCCGTGCGGGCCGTCGACGGCGTCAGCTTTACGATCCGCGAGGGGGAAACCCTCGGGCTTGTCGGCGAGTCGGGCTGTGGCAAATCGACGACGGCGCGCGCAATTCTGAATCTTGTGCCGATCACCTCGGGAGAAGTGCTTTGGCAAGGCCGGCGGATCGACCGGCTCGCCGATTCGGGAATGCGCCCCTATCGCCGGCAAATGCAAATGATCTTTCAAGACCCCTTCGCCTCGCTCAACCCGCGAATGACGGTCGGGCGGATCGTCGCCGAGCCGATGAAGATCTTCGGGCTGCACGAGCCGGCGCATCGCAAGCTCGAGGTCATGCGGCTCTTGGACATGGTCGGGCTGAATCCCCGGTTCCTGAATCGCTACCCGCATGAATTCTCCGGTGGTCAGCGGCAGCGGATCGGGATCGCCCGAGCCTTGGCGGTCGATCCGAAACTGATCTTCTGCGATGAACCGGTTTCTGCCCTGGACGTTTCGATCCAGGCCCAAGTGATCAATCTGCTCGTCGAGCTGCAGCGGCGATTGGGACTGGCTTATCTGTTCATCGCTCACGATCTATCGGTCGTGCGGCATATTTCCAACCGCATCGGTGTAATGTATCTCGGACGGATCGTGGAAATGGCCGATGCCGCGGCGCTTTACCGTCAGCCGTTGCATCCCTACACCCAGGCGCTGCTGTCGGCGATTCCGATTCCAGATCCGAAAATCGAGCGCGAGCGGCGGCGAACCATTCTCACCGGCGACGTGCCCTCGCCCGACCGCGTCTATCCCGGCTGCCGCTTCGCGGATCGCTGCCCAATCGCCGAGCCGCGTTGCAGAAGCACGTCACCGGAGCTGGAAGGCCCCGAGCACGGGGTCGCTTGCCTCGTAGCAAGCGATCAACGGGCATTAAAGATCGCCGCCGCGCCCTGA
- a CDS encoding ABC transporter ATP-binding protein, whose amino-acid sequence MPEPVLEVRDLHVEFRTDSGIVRAVDGVSFDVGQGETLGIVGESGSGKSVTSLAIMGLVPRPPGHISGGPVLFQGKNLLAFNPRQLADIRGNRIAMIFQDPMTSLNPFLSVAEQLTEVTRLHLGYKSRQALDYAVEMLERVGIPAAGRRVFDYPHQFSGGMRQRVMIAMALSCKPQLLIADEPTTALDVTIQAQILELMAELQKAEGTTIILITHDLGVVANSCRRVLVMYAGRFVEEAPVDELFARPKHPYTVGLLKSIPRLDGSQTTLTPIQGQPPDLAALPAGCYFRPRCPNAIDRCTAEYPPWFPGAEGQRFACFNEVKTAVRV is encoded by the coding sequence ATGCCCGAACCGGTATTAGAAGTTCGCGATCTTCATGTCGAATTCCGCACTGACTCAGGGATAGTGCGCGCGGTCGATGGCGTTTCTTTCGATGTCGGACAGGGTGAAACGCTGGGCATCGTCGGCGAGAGCGGCTCGGGCAAGAGCGTTACCAGCCTGGCGATTATGGGCCTCGTTCCGCGGCCGCCGGGGCATATTAGTGGCGGCCCCGTCTTGTTTCAGGGCAAGAATCTGCTTGCCTTCAACCCCCGACAGCTTGCCGATATCAGGGGCAATCGGATCGCGATGATCTTTCAGGATCCAATGACCTCTCTCAATCCGTTTCTCAGCGTTGCGGAACAGCTCACCGAGGTGACTCGGCTGCACCTCGGCTACAAAAGTCGGCAGGCACTTGACTACGCGGTTGAGATGCTCGAACGCGTCGGGATTCCGGCGGCGGGGCGGCGCGTGTTCGACTATCCGCACCAGTTTTCAGGCGGCATGCGGCAGCGGGTGATGATCGCCATGGCGCTGTCTTGCAAACCGCAATTGCTAATTGCCGACGAGCCGACTACGGCCCTCGACGTGACGATCCAAGCCCAAATTCTGGAGCTGATGGCCGAATTGCAGAAGGCCGAAGGGACGACCATAATCCTCATCACGCACGACCTGGGCGTGGTGGCCAATAGTTGCCGCCGCGTGCTCGTGATGTATGCTGGCCGGTTCGTCGAGGAAGCGCCGGTCGATGAATTGTTCGCTCGGCCCAAGCATCCGTACACCGTAGGCCTTTTGAAATCGATCCCGCGGCTCGACGGCAGCCAGACGACGTTGACGCCCATTCAAGGCCAGCCGCCCGACTTGGCGGCGCTGCCCGCTGGTTGCTACTTCCGCCCACGCTGCCCGAACGCGATCGACCGCTGCACGGCCGAGTATCCGCCCTGGTTTCCCGGCGCGGAAGGCCAGCGCTTCGCATGCTTCAACGAAGTGAAGACCGCCGTAAGAGTTTGA